The genomic region ATTCGAGCTTTGGACCGTATACAGGAGGTATGTATGCGTTATATGCTTCAATTCAGTTGCAAATATGGGCGCATGGTATTGCATCGTATAAGCTTGTTGTGGTTATTTTTACATCATAACATGTTTCTGAATGAGTAGGTTCCACATGAAGGACCAATGTGCGATCTCTTGTGGTCTGACCCAGATGACCGCTGTGGGTGGGGAATATCTCCACGTGGTGCTGGTTATACATTCGGGCAGGATATAGCCGCTCAGTTTAACCATACCAATGGACTCAGTCTGATTTCAAGAGCCCATCAGCTTGTCATGGAAGGATACAATTGGTGCCAGGTGCGCGAACCCCGATTGGAAATAGAAGCTTGTCCTCTTTTCCTCATTTTGCGTCATTTTTAGCTGTATTTTTAACTTCCATCGTAACTTTGTCTTTCAGGAGAAGAATGTGGTGACTGTTTTTAGCGCTCCAAACTATTGTTATCGGTGCGGGAACATGGCTGCAATTTTGGAAATTGGGGAGAACATGGAACAGAATTTTCTGCAGTTTGATCCCGCCCCTCGTCAAATTGAACCTGACAACACACGCAAGACTCCGGactattttttgtaatttcaatttcttacaggCTGTTTGTAATCCATGTTTTCTGCCGTGTTTAAATGCGTCGTAAAGGAGTTGTGTTTGTTTAAGTTGAGGGTTATTGTCAACATGATTCTTTTGTTTGGAGTTTTTGGTCCACACCGCTGCTGCTTTGTTGATTTTCTGAAGAACCTCGTTAGGAGAACTGACAATAGTCACCAATGGCCTATGGCTGTTGTCTTGTATATTTTTCGGACAGAAAACGTCAATAACACGGTATATCTTGTTCTGGAATTTTGCAACCTCAACGTAAAGCTTGTTtgaatgtacttttaaaatgattgaaaacgtttttggtaAAACTCGTTtagatgtacttttaaaatgactgaaaacgttttaggtgaaaatattttttaaaccaatccttaataaaaatacaagtaaattttAGAAAAGCACGTAAAgtgcttcttgtagaaagcacttttaagtgcttttggaataaaaaaatattttctttaaaagcacttccagtCAAATTGCTATGAGCCATTTGGTTGCCGCATTTGCTCGCATCGAACTGAAAAATAACTTATATTGAACTGCATGGTAATGCAGGACTTTCTTTACATTTCTTTCGCACAAGCGTAACTAGATCGACGAGCATAAAGTGAGCTTTTGCAATACATTCCTAACGGAAGAATAATAAGCTATGTGAGAAATATTATGTAGATGAAATTGAAGGCAGAAGACGGTACAGTTCGAGTGAGCTTCCGATGTGGCATTGAATCTCCATTTAAAACCTCGAGTTGTTCTGAATTCGTACAAATCCTGCAGTTGAAGTAGTCTGCTTTCTTCTGAAGTATACTAATGAACCGCTGATGAGCAACAAGAACAGCACGATCACCTGTTCCAGCAATTCATAACACCATACATTAACATGGAAAAAAGAATATAGATGAACTAGTATTTCAAGGATACAAGCCACCGTTGTTAGTTTCCGTTATCAACACCCTTCGATTAACTTATTTGATCAAGCATAGTATGACAACCACCGAGCTCATTTTTCATATCGGATATAAACAAGCAAAAAGGAAGGTACCAAAGCGTATTATCAAAAGATATATGCATACCTCGAAACCAAGCACCGACAACTTCTCTTCATTAACTGCTGGTATACAGCTTCTATATGTAATGTAAGCCTGTGGCTCTTGTGTGGATGAATCATCAAGTAAACTTCTATGCTTTACGTAAGCACCGAGGTCCTCTGCATTATGCGATTCTTCAACGTTGTGGGAGATCTCCAGAGCAGATCGACTCTTTTGAGCACCTTTCTCTTTTGCTTCCTTTGAGCCAAGTTTCATTTCAACACATTTCAAAGGGATGCGATACCCAGTCTCACTGCAGCGATATTTCTCGTCTTTCTACAGAAATAACAAATAATTACAACCGTACAAGGCAAAGGAATCAGAAACAAGAGAGAACACAAAAAGCCAATATAAAATTCAATCTTCAAAAGTGCACGACATGCAGCAATGATTCATATAATCATTTGATATACACGGTTAATTTTCAGACCACCATTATTTCAAATCATTGCATTATAGCTACAGCTGCTTCTAACAATCTACGAAAGGCAATTAGAGCACATGAATTGCGTTAATGTGGTCCACATATGTGAGGGCAGTTCACTATCTCATATAACCTCATTTGGTTATATCTAATGAAATCCTAAAATACCATAATTCATAGCAGAACGAGTTAAAAATATTGCTTATCGGGGCTCATTCGAACACAACACAAACCACAATGGAAGTGCTTCAAATTCATTCAGTTTCAAGCCAATGTGTTCAAATATCAATCCTGACTTGTACTACTGTTACTCAAGTGTAGATctaaatcaaaccaaaccattCTGTCCAATACTTTTctcaatttcatgaaaaattgGCATTCAGGGAATGTCCCGCGACAAAAATCCAAACTTGCAGCATTGTCACTCAAGTGTAGAGCTAATTATACCAATCCATTcggtccatttttttttatcttaatttGACAGAAACTAGCCAAACAGGGAATCGTCACACAACAAAATCCTAACTTGCAGCATAAGCAAAACTAGACCAAtcaattcttttcaaatttgttCTTAATTCGAGGAAAACTTCCGAGTTCCGAACACCAAACATCCCACAACAAAATCCAGAAACCAAATCATATCCAAATAACCTCAAACAATAGTTGAATGCTCAAGATATTCTACCACACCAGGATCACAAAGTACATCAGAATACGATTGAGAAACAATCAATTGGCCAAATGAGATCATAAAAAACGAAATATAAAACGATCAAAAAGCACAAGATTAAAAACCTTTTCGGGGTAAAGGCAAGGAACGCAAGGGCCAGCAGGAGAGCATTCGTAGGTGGCGTTGCTTCCGTGAGGGGTTTCTTTCAGACTCAGCAGC from Pyrus communis chromosome 4, drPyrComm1.1, whole genome shotgun sequence harbors:
- the LOC137730819 gene encoding uncharacterized protein, whose translation is MPSDSSLFLLLLFSIALNLLSVAHATIGSEEIGGGIGRRALLSLKETPHGSNATYECSPAGPCVPCLYPEKKDEKYRCSETGYRIPLKCVEMKLGSKEAKEKGAQKSRSALEISHNVEESHNAEDLGAYVKHRSLLDDSSTQEPQAYITYRSCIPAVNEEKLSVLGFEVIVLFLLLISGSLVYFRRKQTTSTAGFVRIQNNSRF